Genomic segment of Methanolobus mangrovi:
TCCACAGAGGATGACTGCGGTAGTCCACAGGTTTTTCCTGAAGGTTGATAGCATCTCTCGGACACATGGAGATACAGCGATGACATGCAGTACACTTGCGGGAATCTATGAGGATCTTATCATCTTCGATCCTGTAAACACCATAGGAACAGTTATCGACGCAACGCATACATTTCATGCACTGGTCACGGTCAATACTGATCTTGTACTTTAGGGGAACACTTCCAAGGCTCATACTGTAACCCTCCCGATAACCGGTTCGCCTGCTCTTGGCATGTATATTGTCTTTACTTCAGGGTCCATTGTACGTATGGCGGCTTCTTCACTTGATATGTAAAGACGGGAACCGTTCTCTCCTACGACGAGAGGACGCAGCTTTATCCTGTCAGTGAAACCTACGATACCATCCTTTGTAGCCACAACTATTGCAAAAGGACCGTTCATCAGTGCAGGTCCGTACGTAAGACGCAATGTGCGCAGGAATTCCTCCTGCTTTTCCGGCATCTCATCGATCTCATCCCAGAATGGAGGAGCAAGTGCCGTAACAACTGTTTCAGATGGAAGTCCATGTTGCCTTCCGAGAAGATCGAAAAGATAAGCTACAACTTCTGTGTCAGTTAACATGGTACACTGGTAACCATTACTTTCCACATAACGACGATTAGTGCCGTATGAAGTTATCTCACCGTTGTGGACAACTGACCAGTCAAGGAGATTAAAAGGATGAGCGCCTCCCCACCATCCAGAAGTATTTGTTGGATAGCGGTTGTGTGCAAGCCAGATGTAACCCTTGTAGTCCTCTATCCTGAAAAAGTTGGCTACATCCTCAGGCCAGCCGGCAGCTTTGAATACTCCCATATTTTTACCTGATGAGAATACCAGAGCACCTTTTACATCTGAATTTATGGACATCACAAGACGCTTGACATTATCATCGTCAGGATTTGTAGTACCAACCATAAGATCAGTATAAGGTTTGAAGAAATATCTCCAGGAAATATGTTCCTTTTTGAGACCCGGTTGTTCATATGTTGGGATCTCTTCCTGATGAACGATCCTGCCCCATGTTTGCAGTATCTTGTCCACCATGGTTTTTGGTTCTAGCAAATTATCAAAAAATACGTGGATGGCGTAGCAATCTGCATAGTCAGGGTATATACCATAAGCTACGTATCCTGCGCCTTCTCCACTTCCTCTTTCATCCATCAGACTCAGGGCTTCCTTAATA
This window contains:
- a CDS encoding class II glutamine amidotransferase, which encodes MCGIIGVIDRTMSRMDGSSIKEALSLMDERGSGEGAGYVAYGIYPDYADCYAIHVFFDNLLEPKTMVDKILQTWGRIVHQEEIPTYEQPGLKKEHISWRYFFKPYTDLMVGTTNPDDDNVKRLVMSINSDVKGALVFSSGKNMGVFKAAGWPEDVANFFRIEDYKGYIWLAHNRYPTNTSGWWGGAHPFNLLDWSVVHNGEITSYGTNRRYVESNGYQCTMLTDTEVVAYLFDLLGRQHGLPSETVVTALAPPFWDEIDEMPEKQEEFLRTLRLTYGPALMNGPFAIVVATKDGIVGFTDRIKLRPLVVGENGSRLYISSEEAAIRTMDPEVKTIYMPRAGEPVIGRVTV